One stretch of Cellulomonas wangsupingiae DNA includes these proteins:
- a CDS encoding ABC transporter ATP-binding protein — MLTRLLREYLQPYQASVAAVLVLQLVQVIATLWLPSLNADIIDDGVARGDTATIWRLGGVMLVVSLVQVVASVAAVWFGARTAMAFGRDVRARLFDQVQSFSQQEMGRFGAPTLITRTTNDVQQVQMVVFMTFVFLVMAPLMLVGGVVMSLREDLALSGLLLVIVPVLAVVIGLIVSRMVPWFRQMQQRIDAVNRVMREQLSGVRVIRAFVRERQEQARFEVANTNLYTASLRAGLLMALMFPVVMLVMNVSSTSVVWFGAQRVDAGEMQIGSLIAFLSYIMFVLMAVMMSSMMVVMVPRAMVSADRIGEVLDTATTVVAPTQPVAFPTGAAARPGLLELRDVEFRYPGAENPVLMDVSFVAEPGRTTAVIGSTGAGKTTLLNLVPRLYDVTGGRVLVDGVDVRDADPVELGRRIGLVPQRPYLFSGTVRSNLEFGRPEATDDELWHALDVAQARGFVEALADGLDAPVAQGGTNLSGGQRQRLAIARALIRRPSIYLFDDSFSALDYATDAALRAALAPETLDATVLVVAQRVATIRYADRILVLDEGRVVGDGTHDELLASNETYQEIVYSQLSAQEAA; from the coding sequence ATGCTCACGCGCCTCCTCCGGGAGTACCTGCAGCCCTACCAGGCGTCCGTCGCCGCCGTGCTCGTCCTGCAGCTCGTGCAGGTGATCGCGACGCTGTGGCTCCCCAGCCTCAACGCGGACATCATCGACGACGGCGTCGCCCGCGGTGACACGGCCACGATCTGGCGCCTCGGCGGGGTGATGCTCGTGGTCAGCCTGGTGCAGGTCGTCGCGTCCGTGGCGGCGGTGTGGTTCGGGGCCCGGACCGCGATGGCGTTCGGGCGGGACGTGCGCGCGCGGCTCTTCGACCAGGTGCAGTCGTTCTCCCAGCAGGAGATGGGCAGGTTCGGGGCGCCCACGCTCATCACGCGCACGACGAACGACGTCCAGCAGGTGCAGATGGTCGTCTTCATGACGTTCGTGTTCCTCGTCATGGCGCCGCTCATGCTGGTCGGCGGCGTGGTGATGTCGTTGCGCGAGGACCTCGCGCTGTCCGGCCTGCTCCTCGTGATCGTGCCCGTGCTGGCCGTGGTGATCGGGCTGATCGTCTCGCGGATGGTGCCGTGGTTCCGCCAGATGCAGCAGCGCATCGACGCCGTCAACCGCGTCATGCGCGAGCAGCTGTCCGGCGTGCGCGTCATCCGCGCGTTCGTCCGCGAGCGGCAGGAGCAGGCGCGGTTCGAGGTGGCCAACACGAACCTGTACACCGCGTCGCTGCGGGCGGGTCTGCTGATGGCGCTGATGTTCCCCGTCGTCATGCTGGTCATGAACGTGTCCAGCACGTCGGTGGTGTGGTTCGGCGCCCAGCGCGTCGACGCCGGGGAGATGCAGATCGGCTCTCTCATCGCGTTCCTCAGCTACATCATGTTCGTGCTCATGGCGGTGATGATGAGCTCGATGATGGTGGTGATGGTGCCGCGCGCCATGGTCTCCGCCGACCGCATCGGAGAGGTCCTGGACACGGCGACCACCGTGGTGGCGCCCACGCAGCCCGTGGCGTTCCCGACGGGCGCGGCGGCGCGGCCCGGTCTCCTGGAGCTGCGCGACGTCGAGTTCCGGTACCCGGGTGCCGAGAACCCCGTGCTGATGGACGTGTCGTTCGTCGCCGAGCCGGGCCGGACGACGGCGGTGATCGGCTCGACCGGGGCGGGCAAGACGACCCTGCTGAACCTCGTCCCGCGGCTGTACGACGTGACCGGCGGGCGGGTCCTCGTCGACGGCGTCGACGTGCGCGACGCAGACCCCGTGGAGCTCGGCAGGCGCATCGGCCTCGTGCCGCAGCGTCCGTACCTCTTCTCCGGCACCGTGCGCAGCAACCTGGAGTTCGGCCGTCCGGAGGCAACCGACGACGAGCTGTGGCACGCGCTCGACGTCGCCCAGGCCCGCGGGTTCGTCGAGGCGCTGGCCGACGGGCTCGACGCGCCGGTCGCGCAGGGCGGCACGAACCTGTCGGGCGGGCAGCGGCAACGGCTCGCGATCGCCCGGGCGCTGATCCGTCGGCCCAGCATCTACCTGTTCGACGACTCGTTCTCGGCGCTCGACTACGCGACCGACGCGGCGCTGCGCGCCGCCCTGGCACCCGAGACCCTTGACGCGACCGTCCTCGTGGTGGCCCAGCGGGTCGCCACCATCCGCTACGCCGACCGGATCCTCGTGCTCGACGAGGGCCGGGTGGTCGGCGACGGCACCCACGACGAGCTGCTGGCCTCGAACGAGACCTACCAGGAGATCGTGTACTCCCAGCTGAGCGCGCAGGAGGCGGCATGA
- a CDS encoding SPFH domain-containing protein, with protein sequence MNDGPGAGQIALIVVLVLVLVFVVVALVRAVRIVPQAVAIIVERLGRYHKTLDAGLHLLIPFIDRPRASVDLREQVVSFPPQPVITSDNLVVSIDTVIYFQVTSPKDAVYEIANYITGIEQLTVTTLRNVIGSMDLEQTLTSRDQINGQLRGVLDEATGKWGIRVNRVELKAIDPPASVQGSMEQQMRAERDRRAAILTAEGVKQSAILTAEGEKQSAILRAEGEAQSAILRAEGEARAILQVFDAVHRGDADPKLLAYQYLQTLPKIASSPSNKMWFLPAELSGALGWLSKGFQGDGDGGSYPTRPAGSSPIAEGDLPPVSLTDPGEALAEARRESAAATADATSAGTLSGVPFDPSAERGQRPGPGVAPRPTYGSPATAPQVPPSDAPPQDDPQPPVQPAG encoded by the coding sequence ATGAACGACGGCCCCGGTGCCGGCCAGATCGCGCTGATCGTCGTCCTCGTCCTCGTCCTGGTCTTCGTCGTCGTCGCCCTGGTGCGCGCGGTGCGGATCGTGCCGCAGGCGGTCGCGATCATCGTCGAGCGGCTCGGGCGGTACCACAAGACGCTGGACGCCGGTCTGCACCTGCTGATCCCGTTCATCGACCGTCCGCGCGCGAGCGTCGACCTGCGCGAGCAGGTCGTGTCGTTCCCCCCGCAGCCGGTCATCACGTCCGACAACCTCGTGGTCAGCATCGACACGGTCATCTACTTCCAGGTGACGTCGCCGAAGGACGCGGTCTACGAGATCGCGAACTACATCACCGGCATCGAGCAGCTGACGGTGACCACGCTGCGCAACGTCATCGGCTCGATGGACCTCGAGCAGACGCTGACGAGCCGCGACCAGATCAACGGGCAGCTGCGCGGCGTCCTCGACGAGGCGACCGGCAAGTGGGGCATCCGCGTCAACCGCGTCGAGCTCAAGGCGATCGACCCGCCCGCCTCGGTGCAGGGCTCGATGGAGCAGCAGATGCGCGCCGAGCGCGACCGTCGTGCGGCCATCCTCACGGCCGAGGGCGTCAAGCAGTCGGCGATCCTCACCGCCGAGGGCGAGAAGCAGTCGGCGATCCTGCGGGCCGAGGGTGAGGCGCAGTCCGCGATCCTGCGGGCCGAGGGTGAGGCGCGCGCGATCCTCCAGGTCTTCGACGCCGTCCACCGCGGTGACGCCGACCCCAAGCTGCTCGCGTACCAGTACCTGCAGACGCTGCCGAAGATCGCGTCGAGCCCGTCGAACAAGATGTGGTTCCTGCCGGCCGAGCTCAGCGGTGCGCTGGGCTGGCTGTCCAAGGGCTTCCAGGGCGACGGGGACGGCGGGAGCTACCCGACGCGGCCCGCGGGCAGCTCGCCCATCGCCGAGGGCGACCTGCCGCCCGTGTCGCTGACCGACCCGGGCGAGGCACTGGCCGAGGCCCGGCGCGAGTCGGCCGCCGCGACGGCCGACGCGACGAGCGCGGGCACGCTGTCCGGCGTGCCGTTCGACCCGTCGGCCGAGCGCGGGCAGCGCCCCGGCCCCGGTGTGGCGCCGCGGCCCACCTACGGCTCGCCGGCGACGGCCCCGCAGGTGCCGCCGTCCGACGCACCGCCGCAGGACGACCCGCAGCCGCCGGTGCAGCCCGCCGGCTGA
- a CDS encoding NfeD family protein yields the protein MGWLWWVGGALTLGILEMLSLDLVLIMFAGGALAGALAYALGAPVAVQILVAALTSTALLVLLRPWLLRHLKGRVTLTETNAAALVGRSAVVVATVDGTTGRVKLAGEVWSARTADGGSLPAGATVTVTKIDGATAVVSPLPATASGDTAAPGVAPA from the coding sequence ATGGGATGGCTCTGGTGGGTCGGTGGCGCACTGACGCTGGGCATCCTCGAGATGCTCTCGCTGGACCTCGTCCTGATCATGTTCGCGGGCGGCGCGCTGGCCGGGGCGCTGGCGTACGCGCTCGGTGCGCCCGTGGCGGTGCAGATCCTCGTCGCGGCGCTGACGTCGACGGCGCTGCTCGTGCTGCTGCGGCCCTGGCTGCTGCGCCACCTCAAGGGCCGGGTGACCCTGACCGAGACCAACGCCGCCGCTCTCGTCGGCCGGTCGGCCGTCGTCGTCGCGACGGTGGACGGCACGACGGGCCGCGTGAAGCTCGCGGGTGAGGTGTGGAGCGCGCGCACCGCCGACGGCGGGTCCCTGCCCGCCGGTGCCACGGTGACGGTCACCAAGATCGACGGGGCGACGGCCGTCGTCAGCCCTCTGCCCGCGACGGCCAGCGGCGACACGGCTGCTCCGGGCGTCGCGCCCGCCTGA
- a CDS encoding ABC transporter ATP-binding protein, producing MTDVLDLQDVTIRRGTTTILESLSWRVQEGDRWVVLGRNGAGKTTLLQVASGRMHPTSGTASLLGERLGATDVFELRPRIGFASAALADRIPSGETVRDVVLTAAYGVTGRWRESYESVDESRAADLLAAFGVAHLAERWFGTLSEGERKRVQIARSLMSDPELLLLDEPAAGLDLGGREELVGALAELAHDRRSPALVLVTHHVEEIPPGFTHLLLLRAGRAFAAGPIEEVLTAENLSGTFDVPLRLDRADGRWAAHAHRDAR from the coding sequence ATGACCGACGTGCTCGACCTGCAGGACGTGACGATCCGCCGAGGGACGACGACGATCCTGGAGTCGCTCTCGTGGCGGGTGCAGGAGGGCGACCGCTGGGTCGTGCTGGGACGCAACGGCGCGGGCAAGACGACCCTGCTGCAGGTGGCGTCCGGTCGCATGCACCCGACCTCCGGGACCGCCTCGCTGCTCGGTGAGCGGCTCGGTGCGACGGACGTGTTCGAGCTGCGTCCGCGGATCGGGTTCGCGAGCGCCGCGCTCGCCGACCGGATCCCCTCGGGGGAGACCGTGCGCGACGTCGTGCTCACGGCGGCCTACGGCGTGACCGGGCGCTGGCGCGAGTCGTACGAGTCGGTCGACGAGTCGCGCGCAGCGGACCTGCTCGCGGCGTTCGGGGTCGCGCACCTCGCCGAGCGGTGGTTCGGCACGCTGTCGGAGGGGGAGCGCAAGCGCGTGCAGATCGCGCGGTCGCTCATGAGCGACCCCGAGCTGCTCCTCCTCGACGAGCCCGCGGCGGGCCTCGACCTCGGGGGGCGCGAGGAGCTCGTCGGTGCCCTGGCGGAGCTGGCCCACGACCGCCGCTCGCCGGCGCTGGTGCTGGTGACCCACCACGTGGAGGAGATCCCCCCGGGGTTCACCCACCTGCTGCTGCTGCGAGCGGGACGGGCGTTCGCCGCGGGGCCCATCGAGGAGGTCCTGACCGCGGAGAACCTGTCGGGGACCTTCGACGTCCCGCTGCGCCTGGACCGTGCCGACGGCCGCTGGGCCGCGCACGCGCACCGCGACGCCCGCTGA
- a CDS encoding GNAT family N-acetyltransferase: MTDTTTPLAVRAAPPAQVPVPDPGLGLTWRPATLQDAAALAALNVRSEEADGLPYRTSVAEVAEELAGQWRDLSLDTLVGVDADGTPRAYAHVDTAPGDERVVRAFVSGTVDPAWRGRGIGAALVAWSQARARQLLAASGKELPARIATYADDSVPEVACVFEAAGFAPIRYYTHMRRPLDAPLPDVPRIEGLRVVPWSSELDDAVRLAHNEVFADHWGSEPRTPEQWRAARAMFAPAWSFVALDDADHVVAYAVSGRYEEDWPAAGYPSGYTELLGVRREWRGRRVAVALLATVMRAYQADGMAYAELEVDTENPSGAHGLYAALGYEVAHSSTMLTIEL, encoded by the coding sequence ATGACCGACACGACCACACCCCTGGCCGTCCGCGCCGCACCCCCCGCGCAGGTCCCGGTCCCCGACCCCGGGCTCGGGCTGACGTGGCGCCCCGCGACCTTGCAGGACGCGGCGGCGCTGGCCGCGCTGAACGTCCGCTCGGAGGAGGCCGACGGCCTGCCGTACCGCACCTCGGTCGCCGAGGTGGCCGAGGAGCTCGCGGGCCAGTGGCGGGACCTCTCGCTCGACACGCTCGTCGGGGTCGACGCCGACGGCACGCCGCGGGCGTACGCCCACGTCGACACCGCGCCCGGTGACGAGCGCGTGGTCCGCGCGTTCGTCAGCGGCACGGTCGACCCCGCGTGGCGTGGGCGCGGGATCGGCGCCGCCCTCGTGGCCTGGTCGCAGGCGCGTGCGCGTCAGCTGCTCGCGGCGTCGGGCAAGGAGCTGCCCGCGCGTATCGCGACGTACGCCGACGACTCGGTCCCCGAGGTGGCGTGCGTGTTCGAGGCCGCGGGTTTCGCACCCATCCGCTACTACACGCACATGCGGCGCCCGCTCGACGCGCCGCTGCCCGACGTCCCGCGGATCGAGGGACTGCGCGTGGTGCCGTGGTCGTCCGAGCTCGACGACGCCGTGCGCCTGGCCCACAACGAGGTCTTCGCCGACCACTGGGGGTCCGAGCCGCGCACACCGGAGCAGTGGCGTGCCGCACGCGCGATGTTCGCGCCCGCGTGGTCCTTCGTGGCGCTCGACGACGCGGACCACGTCGTCGCCTACGCGGTGTCGGGCCGGTACGAGGAGGACTGGCCGGCCGCCGGCTACCCGTCGGGCTACACCGAGCTGCTCGGGGTCCGGCGCGAGTGGCGCGGCCGTCGGGTGGCTGTGGCGCTGCTCGCGACGGTGATGCGTGCCTACCAGGCGGACGGCATGGCGTACGCCGAGCTCGAGGTCGACACCGAGAACCCGTCCGGGGCGCACGGCCTGTACGCCGCGCTCGGCTACGAGGTCGCGCACTCCTCGACGATGCTGACGATCGAGCTGTGA
- a CDS encoding DNA gyrase/topoisomerase IV subunit B, whose product MTTTSAQSGYTARHLSVLEGLEAVRKRPGMYIGTTDSRGLMHCLWEIIDNSVDEALGGHGDRIEVVLHADSSVEVRDNGRGIPVDVEPKTGLTGVEVVLTKLHAGGKFGGGSYAASGGLHGVGASVVNALSARLDVEVDRGGRTYRMTFHRGEPGTFDDSAGVSPESPFEPFVQGSELAVVGKVAKGVTGTRVRYWADRQIFPKTAVFSYDELVTRARQTSFLVPGLAITVRDERRVPGTPGEHGPHEETFLHTGGVVDFVDHLSPDAAVTDTWHLTGEGTFTETVPVLDDRGHMSPQEVSRRCEVDVAVRWGTGYATEVRSFVNIIATPKGGTHLAGFEAGLLKTVRAQVAANARRLKISAKDSSSERVEKEDVLAGLTAVVTVRLAEPQFEGQTKEVLGTGPVRGIVARVVEQELTALFGSSKREHKAHSALLLDKVVGEMRARVSARKQKEISRRKNALESSSLPAKLADCRIDDVARSELFIVEGDSALGTAKLARSSDFQALLPIRGKILNVQKASVGDMLKNAECASIIQVIGAGSGRTFDLEAARYGKVVLMTDADVDGAHIRTLLLTLFFRYMRPLVEDGRVYAAVPPLHRIEVIGAGSRKNEYLYTYSEAELTATLKKLDRSGKRYKDDIQRYKGLGEMDADQLAETTMDPRHRTLRRVRIGEAEQAAAQVEKVFELLMGSDVAPRKDFIVANAHALDQSRIDA is encoded by the coding sequence GTGACGACGACCTCCGCCCAGTCCGGGTACACCGCGCGGCACCTGTCGGTGCTCGAGGGCCTCGAGGCCGTGCGCAAGCGGCCCGGCATGTACATCGGCACCACCGACAGCCGCGGGCTCATGCACTGCCTGTGGGAGATCATCGACAACTCCGTCGACGAGGCGCTCGGTGGGCACGGCGACCGCATCGAGGTCGTGCTGCACGCCGACTCGTCCGTCGAGGTGCGCGACAACGGGCGCGGCATCCCCGTGGACGTGGAGCCGAAGACCGGCCTGACGGGCGTCGAGGTCGTGCTCACCAAGCTGCACGCCGGGGGCAAGTTCGGGGGTGGGTCGTACGCGGCGTCGGGTGGCCTGCACGGCGTGGGGGCGTCCGTGGTCAACGCGCTGTCCGCGCGTCTCGACGTCGAGGTCGACCGTGGCGGCCGGACGTACCGCATGACGTTCCACCGCGGCGAGCCGGGCACGTTCGACGACAGCGCGGGCGTGAGCCCGGAGTCGCCGTTCGAGCCGTTCGTGCAGGGGTCCGAGCTCGCGGTCGTCGGCAAGGTCGCCAAGGGCGTCACCGGCACCCGCGTGCGCTACTGGGCGGACCGCCAGATCTTCCCCAAGACGGCGGTCTTCTCCTACGACGAGCTCGTCACGCGGGCGCGCCAGACGAGCTTCCTGGTGCCGGGCCTCGCGATCACCGTGCGTGACGAGCGCCGGGTCCCCGGGACGCCGGGGGAGCACGGCCCGCACGAGGAGACGTTCCTGCACACCGGTGGGGTCGTCGACTTCGTCGACCACCTCTCGCCCGACGCCGCCGTGACCGACACGTGGCACCTCACGGGCGAGGGGACGTTCACCGAGACCGTCCCCGTGCTCGACGACCGCGGCCACATGAGCCCGCAGGAGGTCTCGCGGCGCTGCGAGGTCGACGTCGCGGTGCGCTGGGGCACGGGGTACGCGACGGAGGTGCGCAGCTTCGTCAACATCATCGCGACGCCGAAGGGCGGGACGCACCTGGCCGGCTTCGAGGCGGGGCTGCTCAAGACGGTCCGGGCGCAGGTGGCCGCGAACGCGCGTCGCCTGAAGATCTCCGCGAAGGACTCCTCGTCCGAGCGCGTCGAGAAGGAGGACGTGCTCGCCGGTCTCACGGCCGTCGTGACCGTGCGGCTGGCGGAGCCGCAGTTCGAGGGGCAGACCAAGGAGGTCCTGGGCACCGGGCCGGTCCGGGGCATCGTCGCGCGCGTCGTCGAGCAGGAGCTCACGGCGCTGTTCGGGTCCTCGAAGCGCGAGCACAAGGCGCACTCGGCGCTGCTGCTCGACAAGGTCGTGGGGGAGATGCGGGCGCGCGTGTCGGCGCGCAAGCAGAAGGAGATCTCGCGCCGCAAGAACGCGCTCGAGTCGTCGTCGCTGCCGGCCAAGCTGGCCGACTGCCGCATCGACGACGTCGCGCGCAGCGAGCTGTTCATCGTCGAGGGCGACAGCGCGCTGGGTACCGCCAAGCTCGCGCGCAGCTCCGACTTCCAGGCGCTGCTGCCGATCCGCGGCAAGATCCTCAACGTCCAGAAGGCGTCGGTCGGCGACATGCTCAAGAACGCCGAGTGCGCCTCGATCATCCAGGTCATCGGCGCGGGCTCGGGGCGCACGTTCGACCTCGAGGCCGCCCGTTACGGCAAGGTCGTGCTGATGACGGACGCCGACGTCGACGGCGCGCACATCCGCACGCTGCTGCTGACGCTGTTCTTCCGGTACATGCGACCGCTGGTGGAGGACGGGCGCGTCTACGCCGCCGTGCCGCCGCTGCACCGCATCGAGGTGATCGGTGCGGGCTCCCGCAAGAACGAGTACCTGTACACCTACTCCGAGGCGGAGCTCACGGCGACCCTCAAGAAGCTGGACCGCTCCGGCAAGCGCTACAAGGACGACATCCAGCGCTACAAGGGCCTCGGCGAGATGGACGCCGACCAGCTGGCGGAGACGACCATGGACCCGCGGCACCGCACGCTGCGGCGTGTGAGGATCGGCGAGGCCGAGCAGGCGGCGGCCCAGGTGGAGAAGGTGTTCGAGCTCCTCATGGGCTCGGACGTGGCGCCGCGCAAGGACTTCATCGTCGCGAACGCGCACGCCCTGGACCAGTCCCGCATCGACGCCTGA
- a CDS encoding DUF7455 domain-containing protein yields MESRTPLTAADRCDRCNAQAYVRVVLPVGELLFCAHHAREHAPKFAAVATHVQDETDRLLAEHGAGPGAAG; encoded by the coding sequence ATGGAATCCAGGACCCCGCTGACGGCTGCCGACCGCTGCGACCGCTGCAACGCGCAGGCCTACGTCCGCGTCGTGCTCCCCGTCGGTGAGCTGCTGTTCTGCGCGCACCACGCGCGCGAGCACGCACCCAAGTTCGCCGCGGTCGCGACGCACGTCCAGGACGAGACGGACCGGCTGCTCGCCGAGCACGGCGCCGGCCCGGGCGCAGCCGGCTGA
- a CDS encoding SRPBCC domain-containing protein codes for MSDARDESTHGRAAPMTEAPGPLRQAVTVRADRATTFEVLVRDIGAWWPVTGFSLGGARVRGVHLEGGAGGLLVERWDDGTQHAWGEVLVWDPPHRLVLSWHVTGVPTEVELRVLALGPGLCRVEVEHRGWEALEPTPAPTVRATYRDGWPVVLGRLRDHVEAH; via the coding sequence ATGAGCGACGCACGGGATGAGAGCACGCACGGCAGGGCTGCGCCCATGACGGAGGCGCCCGGCCCGCTCCGGCAGGCCGTGACGGTCCGCGCCGACCGGGCGACGACCTTCGAGGTGCTCGTCCGCGACATCGGGGCGTGGTGGCCGGTGACCGGGTTCTCGCTCGGTGGCGCACGGGTCCGGGGTGTCCACCTCGAGGGTGGGGCAGGCGGGCTGCTCGTCGAGCGCTGGGACGACGGGACGCAGCACGCCTGGGGTGAGGTGCTCGTCTGGGACCCCCCGCACCGCCTCGTCCTGTCGTGGCACGTCACGGGTGTCCCGACCGAGGTGGAGCTGCGCGTCCTCGCGCTGGGACCGGGCCTGTGCCGGGTCGAGGTCGAGCACCGGGGCTGGGAAGCGCTCGAGCCGACGCCGGCGCCCACGGTGCGTGCGACCTACCGTGACGGCTGGCCGGTGGTGCTCGGCCGCCTCCGCGACCACGTCGAGGCGCACTGA
- a CDS encoding ArsR/SmtB family transcription factor produces MTGTERDRTDEALRALAEPRRRAIVRVLSAGELPVGRLAERFDVTRSAVSQHLRVLEAAGLVTHRRDGTRNLYRTRPDGLVPLRTFLEETWAASLDAARRVVEQEAGTSDGEEHRHERRTG; encoded by the coding sequence GTGACCGGAACAGAGCGCGACCGGACCGACGAGGCGCTGCGCGCGCTGGCCGAGCCGCGCCGCCGCGCGATCGTGCGGGTCCTGTCGGCCGGAGAGCTGCCCGTCGGCAGGTTGGCCGAGCGCTTCGACGTCACGCGCAGCGCGGTCAGCCAGCACCTGCGCGTGCTCGAGGCCGCCGGGCTCGTGACGCACCGCAGGGACGGGACCCGGAACCTGTACCGCACGCGCCCGGACGGGCTCGTGCCGTTGCGGACGTTCCTCGAGGAGACGTGGGCGGCCTCGCTGGACGCGGCGCGGCGGGTCGTCGAGCAGGAGGCCGGGACATCCGACGGCGAGGAGCACCGCCATGAGCGACGCACGGGATGA
- a CDS encoding RNA polymerase sigma factor, whose translation MTSQTPHPALPREFQHPALQELVMRGRTHGSVDSASVRAACEAAGVEGPKRLRAVVRGLGTAGIDVNDLGTAGRAVAATSAKSRPAAKASVADGAKPVAKTRAAATKSTTAKVATKAAPAKGSKVTDDSADVADDVEVDVDVADLEDVEAVDVEVDADDVVEAVEVVEEGDDTEAKPAAAKKEDEPEDTGFVYSDADDDDAPAQQVVTAGATADPVKDYLKQIGKVALLNAEQEVELAKRIEAGLFAEEKLAETRDQLEPKLRRELEWIAQDGRRAKNHLLEANLRLVVSLAKRYTGRGMLFLDLIQEGNLGLIRAVEKFDYTKGYKFSTYATWWIRQAITRAMADQARTIRIPVHMVEVINKLARVQRQMLQDLGREPTPEELAKELDMTPEKVVEVQKYGREPISLHTPLGEDGDSEFGDLIEDSEAVVPADAVSFTLLQEQLHQVLDTLSEREAGVVSMRFGLTDGQPKTLDEIGKVYGVTRERIRQIESKTMSKLRHPSRSQVLRDYLD comes from the coding sequence GTGACGTCCCAGACCCCCCACCCCGCACTTCCGCGCGAGTTCCAGCACCCTGCCCTGCAGGAGCTGGTCATGCGCGGGCGGACCCACGGCAGCGTCGACTCCGCGTCGGTGCGTGCCGCGTGCGAGGCCGCAGGTGTCGAGGGGCCCAAGCGGCTGCGTGCGGTCGTCCGTGGGCTCGGCACCGCCGGCATCGACGTGAACGACCTCGGCACCGCCGGCCGCGCGGTGGCCGCGACCAGCGCCAAGTCCCGTCCTGCCGCCAAGGCGTCCGTCGCGGACGGCGCGAAGCCCGTGGCCAAGACCAGGGCCGCCGCGACGAAGTCGACCACCGCCAAGGTGGCCACCAAGGCCGCCCCCGCCAAGGGCTCGAAAGTGACCGACGACTCCGCCGACGTGGCGGACGACGTCGAGGTCGATGTCGACGTCGCCGACCTCGAGGACGTCGAGGCCGTCGACGTCGAGGTCGACGCCGACGACGTCGTCGAGGCCGTCGAGGTGGTCGAGGAGGGTGACGACACCGAGGCGAAGCCCGCCGCGGCGAAGAAGGAGGACGAGCCGGAGGACACGGGCTTCGTCTACTCCGACGCCGACGACGACGACGCGCCGGCGCAGCAGGTCGTCACCGCCGGTGCGACCGCCGACCCGGTCAAGGACTACCTCAAGCAGATCGGCAAGGTCGCGCTGCTGAACGCCGAGCAGGAGGTCGAGCTCGCCAAGCGCATCGAGGCCGGCCTGTTCGCCGAGGAGAAGCTCGCCGAGACCCGCGACCAGCTCGAGCCGAAGCTGCGTCGTGAGCTCGAGTGGATCGCGCAGGACGGTCGCCGCGCGAAGAACCACCTGCTCGAGGCCAACCTGCGACTCGTCGTCTCGCTCGCCAAGCGGTACACCGGTCGCGGCATGCTCTTCCTGGACCTCATCCAGGAGGGCAACCTCGGTCTGATCCGTGCGGTCGAGAAGTTCGACTACACCAAGGGCTACAAGTTCTCGACGTACGCGACGTGGTGGATCCGGCAGGCCATCACCCGCGCGATGGCCGACCAGGCCCGCACCATCCGCATCCCGGTGCACATGGTCGAGGTCATCAACAAGCTCGCGCGCGTGCAGCGCCAGATGCTCCAGGACCTGGGCCGTGAGCCCACGCCGGAGGAGCTGGCCAAGGAGCTGGACATGACGCCCGAGAAGGTCGTCGAGGTCCAGAAGTACGGCCGCGAGCCCATCTCGCTGCACACGCCCCTCGGCGAGGACGGCGACAGCGAGTTCGGTGACCTCATCGAGGACTCCGAGGCAGTCGTCCCCGCGGACGCCGTGAGCTTCACGCTGCTGCAGGAGCAGCTGCACCAGGTCCTGGACACGCTGTCCGAGCGTGAGGCCGGTGTGGTCTCCATGCGCTTCGGTCTGACCGACGGCCAGCCGAAGACGCTGGACGAGATCGGCAAGGTCTACGGCGTGACCCGTGAGCGGATCCGTCAGATCGAGTCCAAGACGATGTCGAAGCTGCGTCACCCGTCGCGCTCCCAGGTGCTGCGGGACTACCTGGACTGA
- a CDS encoding universal stress protein, with protein MGIVVGYLATPEGHAALDAAVEEARRRSVPVVVVLSTRPDEPQERREQTRQDLEGVREELDSLGVAHDIRLLEGGDVADDLISTAEAVGAERIVLGLRRRSPVGKLILGSNAQRVLFDAPCPVLTVKPAG; from the coding sequence ATGGGCATCGTGGTCGGCTACCTGGCGACCCCTGAGGGGCACGCGGCGCTGGACGCCGCGGTCGAGGAGGCCAGGCGGCGGTCGGTCCCTGTCGTCGTCGTGCTCAGCACGCGTCCGGACGAGCCGCAGGAGCGCCGGGAGCAGACCCGGCAGGACCTGGAGGGCGTCCGAGAGGAGCTCGACTCCCTCGGGGTCGCCCACGATATCCGCCTCCTGGAGGGTGGCGACGTCGCGGACGACCTCATCAGCACTGCCGAGGCGGTCGGCGCGGAGCGCATCGTCCTGGGCCTGCGCCGGCGCAGCCCGGTAGGCAAGCTCATCCTCGGTTCGAACGCCCAGCGGGTCCTCTTCGACGCGCCGTGCCCGGTGCTCACGGTCAAGCCGGCCGGCTGA